TCAAACTGATTGGGTGCAACCTCGTTGTGACGTGTCTTAAGAGGTATACCAAGCAGATATGCTTCCCTTTCAAAGTCTTCCATAAAAGCGATAACCCTTTCTGGAATTGAACTGAAGTAATGGTCTTCCAGCTGTTGATCCTTACTTGCCTGATGCCCCATAAGGGTACGCTGAGTCAGCACAAGGTCAGGACGAGCCAGATATAATGCTTCGTCAATAAGGAAGTACTCCTGTTCCCAACCTAGGGTACAAGCAACCTTAGAAACATTCTTATCAAAATAATGACATACATCTACGGCAGCTTTATCAAGAGCAGCCAGAGCCTTAAGCAATGGAGTCTTGTAGTCTAGAGCTTCGCCGGTATATGATATAAATATTGTAGGTATACACAGAGTTGTACCAACTATAAAGGCAGGTGAAGAAACATCCCATGCTGTATAGCCCCTGGCTTCAAAAGTATTACGGATACCTCCTGAAGGAAAGCTGGATGCATCTGGCTCCTGTTGTGCTAATAATGAACCGCTGAATGATTCAATAACACCACCACCTGAGGTAGTATTTACGAATGCATCATGCTTTTCAGCAGTAGCATCAGTTAATGGGTGAAACCAGTGAGTATAGTGAGTGGCACCATTGTCCAATGCCCATGATTTCATACCCAACGCAATACTGTCAGCCATTTTGCGATCAATGCGAGTACCCTTTTCAATGGCATCCATCAAATGATTATAGGCTTCCTTTGATAGGTACTTTTGCATTTTTGGTTTATCAAAAACCAGCTTACCGAAGTAATCGGAGACAAGCTTTCCAGGTTCATCTATATACAGTGGTTGCCTACCCAGAAGCTCTTTTAACGCGTAAAATCTTAAAGTTGCCATAGAGCATTTTCGTTTTGAGAGTTATATAACACAAATATGCAATATTTTTTGTTTACCCCTTCATTTTTCGTGTTAAAAAACTAAAATAGGCTTATTTTTTTAATCATCACCCCCGAAAAACGGGGGTGTCGATTAAAATATGCTGCATTTTAACAATTCAGGAGATAATTATTGACATTTTGAGCAGCCTCCCTACCTTTTGCTATGGCAGTGACGACCAAAGAGGCTCCATTAGCAGCATCACCTGCTGCAAACACCCCCTTCACACTGGTAGAATAGTTCTTTTCAATCTTGATATTACCTCTTTGATCGAGGTCAAGACCCAATTCTGATATTAAACCTTCGTGAACAGGATGTACGAAACCCATAGACAGTAGTACCAGGTCGGCCGGAATTACCCTAAGAGTACCTTCTTTTTCCTTCATGACCATCCTACCCTCTTCTTTTACCCATTCTACCTCTACAACCTCCACTCCGGTAACATGTCCCTTTTCTCCGGTAAAGCGACGGGTTGCCAGGCTCCACATTCTCTCACAGCCCTCCTCGTGAGAAGTAGATGTCTTGAGAACATGAGGCCAGAAAGGCCAGGGGTTGCCATGCTGACGCTTAACCGGTGGTTTGGGAAGGATTTCAATTTGTCCCACCCATTGAGCTTTCTGCCTGTTGGCAGTACCAACACAGTCACTTCCTGTGTCACCACCACCTATTACAAGTACCCTTTTGTCTTTAGCATCAATCCGCTCCCCATTGAAGATTACTCCACGATTGACCTTGTTTTGTTGCTTCAGGTATTCCATTGCAAAATAGACACCAGCCAGGTCACGGCCCTCCACTGACAGGTCACGTGGTTTCATGGCACCAATGGCCAGGACAACCGCATCAAACTGATCAAGTATCTCCTTTCCGCTAATAGTTTCACCAACCGACACATTGGTTCTAAACTCGATACCTTCAGCCTCGAAAATCTGGATACGTCTGTCGATAACTTTCTTGTTAAGTTTAAAATCGGGTATACCGTAACGCAAGAGTCCTCCGACTGCATCATCACGTTCGAATACCGTTACAGAATGTCCAGCTTGATTGAGCATATCAGCAGCAGAAAGTCCTGCAGGACCTGAACCGATTACTGCGACCTTCTTACCTGTCCTCTTCTTTGGAATGCGAGGAACAACATAACCAAGTTCAAAAGCCTTCTCAACAGTAGCTGCTTCATTCTCACGGATAGTCACAGCCTCTTCATGAATAGCAAGTACACATGATTTCTCACAAGGTGCAGGGCATACACGACCGGTAAATTCAGGAAAGCTGTTAGTAGAATGAAGAACCTTGTATGCAAGTTCGAAATCACCCTTATATACAGCATCCTGCCATTCAGGGATCTTGCTTCCAACGGGACAAGCCCAGTGACAGAACGGAATACCGCAATCCATACATCTGGATGCCTGTAACTTCCTGTCCTCATCGTTGAGCACCTGCTCAACTTCACCGTAATCGTCAACTCTTTCAATAACAGGACGGCTGCCACTCTCCTTTCGTGGCACTTCTATAAAACCTCTTGGATTTCCCATAACTTCAGTTTTTTAAGAATTCAAACGGCAATTTCCTTTCTACTCTCTGATATATGGAGCATCTTCTGTCTCCGCAAGCTTGCGTTCCAACTCCATCAGCTTCTGTTGTTGCAGAACTTTCTTGTATTCGAAAGGTATTACCTTAATAAACTTCGGGATATAAAAGTCCCAGTTGACAAGTATCTCACGTGCCTTGCGGCTGTTAGTATAAAGCAGGTGCTTGCTGAGCAATTGCTGAAGCTCAAGTACATCTTCATGATCATGTACCGGACCCAGCTCAACAAGTCCCTTGTTGCAGAAGTAGTCGAAGTTGCCTGTCTCATCCAGAACATAGGCTATACCACCACTCATACCGGCAGCAAAGTTTCTTCCTGTAGGACCTATTACTACTACACGTCCACCGGTCATGTATTCACAACAGTGGTCTCCTACTCCTTCGACAACAGCTATGGCTCCAGAGTTACGCACCCCAAAGCGTTCACCTGTTACACCGTGAACAAACAAACTTCCTGCAGTGGCTCCGTAAAGCACTGTATTACCAATTATTATATTTTCATCAGGTTTGAATGTCGATCCCATAGGAGGTACAACGACTATTTCACCTCCTGACAAACCTTTACCCAGGTAGTCATTTGCATCACCTTCAAGCCTGAAGCTGATACCCTTTACCAGGAAGGCTCCGAAGCTCTGACCTGCTGACCCGGTAAAGGTGCAGTTGATAGTTCCTTCCGGCAGACCTTCCTCTCCATAGGCCTTGGCTACCTCGCCCGAAAGCATGGCACCTGTTGCACGGTCTGTATTTGCAATCGGGTGAGCCATCCAAACCTTGCTCTTGTTTTGTAGTGCAGGTCTGGCCTGTCTAATCAGCTCATGATCCAGGACATGCTCCAGCTTATGTTTTTGTTCAATAGTCTGGTGAAGTGCATTCTTACGACCTTCCTTAGGAAAATATATAAGTGATGAAAGATCCAGCCCCTTAGTCTTCCAGTTGCCCACCTCAGGATTTTGTTCCAGAAGATCACTGCGACCGATAACCTCATCAAGTGACTTATATCCAAGTGAGGCCAATATTTCCCTCACCTCCATTGCAATAAAGGTGAAGAAGTTGATCAGGTTCTGATACTTTCCAATAAACCTCTTCCTTAATTCTTCATCCTGGGTAGCTATACCTGCAGGACAAGTATTAAGGTGGCACTTACGCATCATTATACAGCCAAGTACCACAAGTGAAGATGTTGCAAAACCATATTCTTCGGCTCCAAGCATGGCCATCTTGACTACGTCGAGACCTGTCTTAAGCTGTCCGTCACACTGCAGTTTTACACGTCCTCTCAGATTGTTGAGCACGAGAGTCTGTTGAACCTCTGCAAGACCCAGTTCAAGAGGCAGTCCGGCATGTTTGATAGAACTGATTGGGCTGGCTCCTGTACCACCCTCGGTACCTGAAATTACTATCAGGTCGGCATGTGCCTTGGCAACACCTGCCGCTACAGTGCCCACTCCACTTTCTGAAACCAGTTTGACACTTATTCTGGCATTCGGGTTTGTACACTTAAGGTCAAATATCAATTGTGCAAGATCCTCGATTGAATATATATCATGGTGAGGTGGAGGTGAAATTAGGGTAATGCCCGGAGTTGAGTTCCTCAACTTTGCAATCACCTTATCAACCTTATATCCAGGAAGCTGCCCCCCCTCACCGGGTTTTGCGCCCTGCGCTATCTTAATCTGTAACTCATCAGCATTTACAAGGTAGTTGGCTGTCACCCCAAAGCGACCGCTGGCAACCTGCTTGATTGCACTGCGGGCATTTGACTTAAATCTATAGGAATCTTCACCACCCTCACCGGTATTACTCCTACCACCGATCTTGTTCATCGCTATTGCAAGAGCTTCGTGGGCTTCCTTTGAAATAGATCCATAGGACATAGCACCGGTTACGAAGCGCTTCATAATGGATTCTATCGGTTCTACCTCGCTTATATCAATAGGAGTACCCGGTTTCAACCTTAAGAAGCCCCTTAAGAATAATGGCGTGCGGTTATCTTCATCTACCCTTTTGGAGTATTCTTTAAATTTTTGATAATCATTTTCTGAAGTAGCCCATTGAAGCAAACCAACCGTTTCAGGGTTCCACGCATGTTTTTCGCCGTATTTACGAAATGCGTAAGAACCAAAGCTTTCGAACAGACCTTCATCTTCACCTTCAAAGGCAGCCTTGTGGAACATTTCTGCTTCTTTGGCCAGTTCCTCAAAACCAACACCACCTATACGGGAAGCAGTACCGGTAAAGTATTGTTCAGTAACTTCTGCAGCCAGACCAACGGCTTCAAACATCTGAGCACCGTGATAACTCCTAAGTGTGGAAATTCCCATCTTTGAGAGGATCTTAAGCAGACCCTTGTTGACTGATTTAATATAGTTTTCACGTGCCTCTTCATAAGAAAGCTTTACCTTACCCTTTTGCACCAACTCATCGATAGTTGCAAAACAGAGATAAGGGTTGATTACGCTGGCACCATAGCCAAGCAAGAGGGCAAAGTGCATTACCTCTCTGGCCTCACCGGTTTCTACAATCAGACCGATCTGCATCCTCTTCTTGTTCTTGACAAGGTGGTGGTGTACTGCAGCAGTAGCCAACAGTGAAGAAATTGCAGCATAGTCTGGTGCGATATCCCTGTCACTAAGAATAATGTAGTTATTACCTGCATCTACAGCCTTTACAGCCTGCTCACAGATAGATTCGACAGCCTTCTTGAGTCCCTTACCACCCTCACTTACCTTGAATACAATCGGGATAGTAACATGAGTAAATTCCTCACGTCTGAAATCCTTGATTTTTCCCAGGTCGGTATTTGTAACTACTGGCGAGGTAAATTTGATTGAGCGGCACTGTGCCGGAGTTTCAATAAGCAGGTTCTTGGATACAGAACCGATATAACTTGTAAGTGCCATTACCAGTCCCTCGCGGATAGGATCTATAGGAGGATTGGTAACCTGGGCAAATAGTTGTCTGAAATAGTTGAACAGGCGCTGTGGCTTTTCTGAAACCGCAGCAATGGGGGTATCGTTACCCATCGAGCCTACGGGCTCGTTGGCTGTAGTTACCATTGGAAAAATAATCTGCTCGACATCTTCCTTATTGTAACCAAACTCCCTGTGGTAGAGGCTCAACTTCTCACCCATAGAAGAAGGCACCCTGTTCTTTACTTCGATATCATCAAGTTTGATTCGGTTCTCCTTCAGCCAGTTTTCATATGGATGCAAGCGTGACAGTTGAGACTTTATTTCCTCGTCGGGTATAATAATACCAAGCATGGTATCAACAAGCAGTAGCTTACCCGGACGCAAACGACCCTTGCTTACTATTTCTTCAGGCGAAAAAACCTGGACTCCCACCTCAGAACCCATAACTATCATGTCATTCTTGGTAATCACATACCGTGATGGACGCAGACCGTTTCTGTCAAGCGTACCTCCGATATATCTACCGTCGGAAAAGACTATGGACGCAGGACCGTCCCATGGCTCCATAATAGTACTGTGGTACTCGTAGTATGCCTTTAGACTAGGTGGTATTGGATTTTTGTCATTCCATGATTCTGGAATAAGCATAGTAAGAGCATGCGGCAGGCTACGGCCTGTCAGCACGAGAAACTCGAGCACGTTGTCAAGTGAGGCCGAATCACTCTTGCCCGGTTCGATAACCGGGAAGAGCTTCTTAAGATCATCGCCAAATAAGTCAGACTGAAGCAGACCTTCGCGAGCCTCCATCCACAACCTGTTCCCCTTAATAGTATTTATTTCGCCATTATGCGCAATCATACGGAAAGGTTGTGCCAAATCCCAGGTTGGGAATGTATTGGTACTAAATCTTGAGTGTACCAGTGCTATTGCACTTGAGATTCTCGGATCTTTAAGGTCAAGGAAGTATTCCCCAAGCTGCCCGGGGGTCAACATACCTTTATATATAAATATCTTACTTGAAAGACTAACTATATAAAAACTCGACTTTTGCTTAAGCGATGAGGAACGAACCAGATTCTCACTCACCTTGCGCGCCATGAAAAGCTTACGCTCAAGAACATCCTGCTCGTAATCACCCTTTACGAAAACCTGCTTAATATA
The genomic region above belongs to Xiashengella succiniciproducens and contains:
- a CDS encoding glutamate synthase subunit beta, with the translated sequence MGNPRGFIEVPRKESGSRPVIERVDDYGEVEQVLNDEDRKLQASRCMDCGIPFCHWACPVGSKIPEWQDAVYKGDFELAYKVLHSTNSFPEFTGRVCPAPCEKSCVLAIHEEAVTIRENEAATVEKAFELGYVVPRIPKKRTGKKVAVIGSGPAGLSAADMLNQAGHSVTVFERDDAVGGLLRYGIPDFKLNKKVIDRRIQIFEAEGIEFRTNVSVGETISGKEILDQFDAVVLAIGAMKPRDLSVEGRDLAGVYFAMEYLKQQNKVNRGVIFNGERIDAKDKRVLVIGGGDTGSDCVGTANRQKAQWVGQIEILPKPPVKRQHGNPWPFWPHVLKTSTSHEEGCERMWSLATRRFTGEKGHVTGVEVVEVEWVKEEGRMVMKEKEGTLRVIPADLVLLSMGFVHPVHEGLISELGLDLDQRGNIKIEKNYSTSVKGVFAAGDAANGASLVVTAIAKGREAAQNVNNYLLNC
- the gltB gene encoding glutamate synthase large subunit; the protein is MRQRLPKAQGLYDPANEHDSCGIGFVAHIKGHKSNEIVRRGLEVLVNMTHRGAESADNKTGDGAGILMQLPDSFFREFGFSLPSPGRYGSGLVFLPKVEKEAQYCIDVLNEQLKSEGLELIGYREVPVNSRVIGDIARSNEPYIKQVFVKGDYEQDVLERKLFMARKVSENLVRSSSLKQKSSFYIVSLSSKIFIYKGMLTPGQLGEYFLDLKDPRISSAIALVHSRFSTNTFPTWDLAQPFRMIAHNGEINTIKGNRLWMEAREGLLQSDLFGDDLKKLFPVIEPGKSDSASLDNVLEFLVLTGRSLPHALTMLIPESWNDKNPIPPSLKAYYEYHSTIMEPWDGPASIVFSDGRYIGGTLDRNGLRPSRYVITKNDMIVMGSEVGVQVFSPEEIVSKGRLRPGKLLLVDTMLGIIIPDEEIKSQLSRLHPYENWLKENRIKLDDIEVKNRVPSSMGEKLSLYHREFGYNKEDVEQIIFPMVTTANEPVGSMGNDTPIAAVSEKPQRLFNYFRQLFAQVTNPPIDPIREGLVMALTSYIGSVSKNLLIETPAQCRSIKFTSPVVTNTDLGKIKDFRREEFTHVTIPIVFKVSEGGKGLKKAVESICEQAVKAVDAGNNYIILSDRDIAPDYAAISSLLATAAVHHHLVKNKKRMQIGLIVETGEAREVMHFALLLGYGASVINPYLCFATIDELVQKGKVKLSYEEARENYIKSVNKGLLKILSKMGISTLRSYHGAQMFEAVGLAAEVTEQYFTGTASRIGGVGFEELAKEAEMFHKAAFEGEDEGLFESFGSYAFRKYGEKHAWNPETVGLLQWATSENDYQKFKEYSKRVDEDNRTPLFLRGFLRLKPGTPIDISEVEPIESIMKRFVTGAMSYGSISKEAHEALAIAMNKIGGRSNTGEGGEDSYRFKSNARSAIKQVASGRFGVTANYLVNADELQIKIAQGAKPGEGGQLPGYKVDKVIAKLRNSTPGITLISPPPHHDIYSIEDLAQLIFDLKCTNPNARISVKLVSESGVGTVAAGVAKAHADLIVISGTEGGTGASPISSIKHAGLPLELGLAEVQQTLVLNNLRGRVKLQCDGQLKTGLDVVKMAMLGAEEYGFATSSLVVLGCIMMRKCHLNTCPAGIATQDEELRKRFIGKYQNLINFFTFIAMEVREILASLGYKSLDEVIGRSDLLEQNPEVGNWKTKGLDLSSLIYFPKEGRKNALHQTIEQKHKLEHVLDHELIRQARPALQNKSKVWMAHPIANTDRATGAMLSGEVAKAYGEEGLPEGTINCTFTGSAGQSFGAFLVKGISFRLEGDANDYLGKGLSGGEIVVVPPMGSTFKPDENIIIGNTVLYGATAGSLFVHGVTGERFGVRNSGAIAVVEGVGDHCCEYMTGGRVVVIGPTGRNFAAGMSGGIAYVLDETGNFDYFCNKGLVELGPVHDHEDVLELQQLLSKHLLYTNSRKAREILVNWDFYIPKFIKVIPFEYKKVLQQQKLMELERKLAETEDAPYIRE